A window of Longispora fulva contains these coding sequences:
- a CDS encoding DUF6365 family protein, with amino-acid sequence MRRTVLFIVTSFWAYGELAIAIEFARGMAGTEFRPLFLIPPSHRKLIAHEGLEHQVLVPGSGKINRILLHEIQHLHAPAMVVLADFLNFDFCDRHYGLRRADLDIFECPLGTFDDFAWGRPGAWLDTYGFTAKYEGDITLDGLTFRLRPCPLNNPLDETAGPDVHPYSLLDSVEDTPATERDAVRGELGLRGDRPVVLVAGASWQRLHGAYPRVTPFVEACHAMLERLLTRVLEHADVVAVGPRLVFTDTSPEGFHHLGPVEPERFRRLTQAVDVHLGNNIVSVSLHRLALGGIPSVVLMNSLHKHDGQARWETPDPPALSGYARRVVDDTAELYPYRMFPVGWFHFLTSLLDGNPFADMVSQVEMFDEEAALATVVPLLSAGPERDRLAESRHTYLTALRKLGGVDTILRQVAAL; translated from the coding sequence ATGCGCCGGACCGTGCTGTTCATCGTCACCAGCTTCTGGGCGTACGGCGAGTTGGCGATCGCCATCGAGTTCGCCCGCGGGATGGCCGGCACCGAGTTTCGGCCGCTGTTCCTCATCCCGCCCAGCCACCGGAAGCTGATCGCGCACGAGGGCCTGGAACACCAGGTGCTGGTGCCCGGGTCCGGCAAGATCAATCGGATTCTGCTGCACGAGATCCAGCACCTGCACGCACCGGCGATGGTGGTGCTCGCCGACTTCCTGAACTTCGACTTCTGCGACCGGCACTACGGCCTGCGCCGGGCCGACCTGGACATCTTCGAGTGCCCGCTCGGCACGTTCGACGACTTCGCCTGGGGTCGGCCCGGCGCGTGGCTGGACACCTACGGGTTCACGGCGAAGTACGAGGGCGACATCACCCTCGACGGACTGACGTTCCGGCTCCGGCCGTGCCCGCTGAACAACCCCCTGGACGAGACCGCCGGCCCGGACGTGCACCCCTACTCGCTGCTCGACAGCGTCGAGGACACGCCCGCCACCGAGCGCGACGCCGTGCGCGGCGAACTCGGCCTGCGCGGGGACCGCCCGGTGGTGCTGGTGGCCGGCGCCTCCTGGCAACGGCTGCACGGCGCCTACCCCCGGGTGACGCCGTTCGTCGAGGCCTGCCACGCCATGCTGGAACGGCTGCTGACCCGGGTGCTCGAGCACGCCGACGTCGTCGCGGTCGGCCCGCGGCTGGTGTTCACCGACACCTCCCCCGAGGGCTTCCACCATCTCGGCCCGGTCGAGCCGGAACGGTTCCGCCGACTGACCCAGGCCGTCGACGTGCACCTGGGCAACAACATCGTGTCGGTCAGCCTGCACCGCCTCGCGCTGGGCGGCATCCCGTCGGTCGTCCTGATGAACTCGTTGCACAAGCACGACGGCCAGGCGCGCTGGGAGACGCCGGACCCGCCGGCGCTTTCCGGGTACGCCCGGCGGGTGGTGGACGACACCGCCGAGCTGTACCCGTACCGGATGTTCCCGGTCGGCTGGTTCCATTTCCTCACGTCGCTGCTGGACGGCAACCCGTTCGCCGACATGGTCTCCCAGGTCGAGATGTTCGACGAGGAGGCCGCGCTCGCCACGGTCGTCCCCCTGCTGTCCGCCGGTCCCGAACGCGACCGGCTGGCCGAGTCCCGCCATACCTACCTCACCGCGCTGCGCAAGTTGGGCGGCGTCGACACGATCCTGCGACAGGTGGCCGCGTTATGA
- a CDS encoding radical SAM protein, which translates to MKALSVHLTDICNSKCSFCIVDSPFVKEDSISRKRVSRFLKENADKGYEAVNIHGGEATIRKDLMEILDEIRDLGYPTVYLQTNGRKMAHMKYTQELVDKGVALFIVSMHGATSLTQDRISKSLGSFDQAVRGLRNIKETGAKIRTNSVVCKDNFTEIPDIATLCMDLGADHVNISALHTAGTAFRNFWEVTPRYDEIQPYVFEAVDRAVARDQVITLEGFPFCAIPGYDKYMINWRENQFKMLYRTWLFDDYEGYMDANTRVKDERCGGCAHNDTCGGVYKEYAEMIGWDEFHPVLPITAV; encoded by the coding sequence ATGAAAGCCCTGAGCGTGCACCTGACCGACATCTGCAACAGCAAATGCTCGTTCTGCATCGTCGACTCGCCGTTCGTGAAGGAGGACTCGATCTCCCGCAAGCGGGTCTCCCGGTTCCTGAAGGAGAACGCGGACAAGGGCTACGAGGCGGTCAATATCCACGGCGGCGAGGCCACGATCCGCAAGGACCTGATGGAGATCCTCGACGAGATCCGCGACCTCGGGTACCCGACGGTGTACCTGCAGACCAACGGCCGCAAGATGGCCCACATGAAGTACACCCAGGAGCTGGTGGACAAGGGTGTCGCCCTGTTCATCGTGTCGATGCACGGCGCGACCTCGCTCACCCAGGACCGGATCAGCAAGTCGCTGGGCTCGTTCGACCAGGCGGTCCGGGGGCTGCGCAACATCAAGGAGACCGGCGCGAAGATCCGGACGAACTCGGTGGTGTGCAAGGACAACTTCACCGAGATCCCCGACATCGCGACGCTGTGCATGGACCTGGGCGCCGACCACGTCAACATCTCGGCGCTGCACACCGCCGGCACCGCGTTCCGGAACTTCTGGGAGGTGACGCCGCGCTACGACGAGATCCAGCCGTACGTGTTCGAGGCCGTCGACCGGGCGGTGGCCCGCGACCAGGTCATCACGCTGGAGGGCTTCCCGTTCTGCGCGATCCCCGGCTACGACAAGTACATGATCAACTGGCGTGAGAACCAGTTCAAGATGCTGTACCGCACCTGGCTGTTCGACGACTACGAGGGTTACATGGACGCCAACACCCGGGTCAAGGACGAGCGCTGCGGCGGCTGCGCGCACAACGACACCTGCGGTGGGGTGTACAAGGAGTACGCCGAGATGATCGGCTGGGACGAGTTCCACCCGGTCCTGCCGATCACGGCGGTCTAG
- a CDS encoding AfsR/SARP family transcriptional regulator, with translation MDSTIEFQVLGPVRAHVDGHPLELGDSKQRLVLAVLLLEPNRLVPLERLVDLLWPQSPPTSSRRIVQAHLSRLRTTLSHARHNGTSRPAEAAVVRHGPGYMLTCDPERIDEHRFWVLLERARRSTDAQEKVRLLREALDLWRGPALADVATENVHDELCRGLDEARLSAFEERFVAELQLGHDGRLIAELIDMAARHPFRQRFTELLMFALYRDGQAVEALAVYARTRQRLDSELGLEPSIELRHLHLAILRGDPLLQHRLTVPPRAEPAPE, from the coding sequence GTGGACAGCACAATCGAGTTCCAGGTTCTCGGTCCGGTGCGGGCGCACGTCGACGGCCATCCGTTGGAGCTCGGCGACAGTAAACAGCGCCTCGTGCTGGCCGTTCTCCTCCTGGAACCCAATCGACTCGTCCCACTCGAACGACTGGTGGATCTGCTATGGCCGCAGAGCCCGCCGACCAGCTCCCGCCGCATCGTGCAGGCCCACCTGAGCCGGCTGCGCACGACGCTGTCGCACGCCAGGCACAACGGGACGTCCCGGCCGGCCGAGGCCGCCGTGGTCCGGCACGGCCCCGGGTACATGCTCACCTGCGATCCCGAGCGCATCGACGAGCACCGGTTCTGGGTGCTGCTGGAGCGGGCCAGGCGGAGCACCGACGCGCAGGAGAAGGTGCGGCTGCTGCGCGAGGCGCTGGATCTGTGGCGCGGTCCGGCGCTGGCGGACGTCGCGACCGAGAACGTCCACGACGAGCTGTGCCGAGGCCTGGACGAGGCGCGGCTGTCCGCCTTCGAGGAGCGGTTCGTCGCCGAGTTGCAGCTCGGCCACGACGGCAGGCTGATCGCCGAGCTCATCGACATGGCGGCCCGGCACCCGTTCCGGCAGCGGTTCACGGAGCTGTTGATGTTCGCGCTGTACCGCGACGGGCAGGCCGTGGAGGCCCTGGCCGTCTACGCCCGGACCAGGCAGCGGCTCGACTCCGAGCTGGGCCTGGAGCCGTCGATCGAGCTGCGCCACCTACATCTGGCGATTCTGCGCGGGGATCCCCTCCTCCAGCATCGTCTGACCGTGCCCCCGCGGGCGGAGCCCGCCCCGGAGTGA
- a CDS encoding DUF6365 family protein, with protein sequence MKRILFFGLGHLSNGDISIAADFARQLPAGEYEVGFVTAPSAATYVRELGLTAYPLGDVPENNLELTDQLVADFRPDLLVAADAFTLDYSTGWSGLSMSVLRHRYATPLASFDQYDYPAADYMVDFYSGHRARFPRLLTKCDLLIRNSPLNRPAPGEPGVLVTPMACRDWSPMPLRRARPDKPPTVLLVNSRWEDVNVVRSPPMSELMTAMPRIIHSHLAALGRPVRVVHVGPRRWAFPIAESIDYRHVERLSPPEFHARLAGADLFLTGNVVSVTLTQAVYSGVPSLVLQNPKTLDVGRLIRDGSAPAWLADAAPALSVAYPFRVFPWGWYEFLAPVLTDNPYVDCFHTAGMFERRRVQESLGALLDDATSRGVLRDRQDTLRHRLAQLPPPGEALGAALSAL encoded by the coding sequence GTGAAGCGGATCCTCTTCTTCGGGCTCGGCCACCTGTCCAACGGGGACATCAGCATCGCCGCGGACTTCGCCCGGCAACTGCCGGCGGGGGAGTACGAGGTCGGGTTCGTCACCGCGCCGTCGGCCGCGACGTACGTGCGCGAACTCGGGCTCACCGCGTACCCCCTCGGGGATGTCCCCGAAAACAACCTGGAGCTGACCGACCAGCTGGTGGCGGACTTCCGCCCCGACCTGCTCGTCGCCGCCGACGCGTTCACCCTGGACTACTCGACGGGATGGTCGGGGCTGAGCATGAGCGTGCTCCGGCACCGCTACGCCACCCCGCTGGCGAGTTTCGACCAGTACGACTATCCGGCGGCCGACTACATGGTCGACTTCTACTCCGGCCACCGGGCCCGGTTCCCCCGGCTGTTGACGAAGTGCGACCTGCTGATCCGCAACAGCCCGCTGAACCGCCCGGCGCCCGGCGAACCCGGGGTCCTGGTGACCCCGATGGCGTGCCGGGACTGGTCGCCGATGCCCCTGCGCCGGGCCCGGCCGGACAAGCCGCCGACGGTCCTCCTGGTGAACTCCCGCTGGGAGGACGTCAACGTCGTGCGGTCCCCGCCGATGTCGGAACTGATGACGGCGATGCCGCGGATCATCCACAGCCATCTGGCGGCTCTGGGCCGACCCGTGCGGGTGGTGCACGTGGGGCCGCGCCGCTGGGCGTTCCCGATCGCGGAGTCCATCGACTACCGGCACGTGGAACGGTTGTCCCCGCCGGAGTTCCACGCCCGGCTGGCCGGCGCCGACCTGTTCCTCACCGGGAACGTGGTGTCGGTGACCCTGACCCAGGCGGTGTACTCCGGCGTGCCGTCCCTGGTGCTGCAGAACCCCAAGACCCTCGACGTCGGACGCCTGATCCGCGACGGATCGGCCCCCGCGTGGCTGGCCGACGCCGCGCCGGCCCTGTCCGTCGCCTACCCGTTCCGGGTCTTCCCGTGGGGCTGGTACGAGTTCCTCGCACCGGTACTGACCGACAACCCCTACGTGGACTGCTTCCACACCGCCGGCATGTTCGAACGCCGCCGGGTACAGGAGTCCCTCGGCGCCCTGCTGGACGACGCGACGAGCCGCGGTGTCCTCCGCGACCGCCAGGACACGCTGCGGCACCGCCTCGCCCAGCTCCCGCCGCCCGGCGAGGCCCTCGGTGCCGCACTGTCCGCCCTCTAG
- the argH gene encoding argininosuccinate lyase, with protein MTAPTPPSTGRNLGQLRPRTRHVVYGDLSPADIAAEMPPMIRVDQAHVAMLAARGLVPPGAAGALLRCMADLTAAGYAPLLTRPAPRGLFLMYEGYLIEHLGPDVGGVLHTGRSRNDLKATITSLALRDWVLDVGEQAVRLEGVLLNRARAHRAVVMPVYTHFQAAMPVTYGHYLLGVALAVGRELDALFAAAEGLRTCPLGAGAVAGTDLPIDPAHTARLLGFSAAAPHALDAVASRDVPLRLLGAAAGLAVVLSRLATDLQLWSTQEFGFVGFPDRLVGGSSAMPQKRNAFLLEHVKAKPGQAIGAWAAAAATMATTPFTNSIEVGTEAVASVWHGLRAVEQSVLLSQVLVSGARPDEARTRSRAEAGFTTATSVANRLVRAGVPFRTAHHRVGDAVRRAVDAGSTDLAAYGPPGWLDGTGLTGLDLADLVAEHAHGGGPGDFTGPHATATLAWKAHRQWLCDRRGTARAAEAELAAEVHRLTMEAP; from the coding sequence GTGACCGCCCCGACGCCACCCAGCACCGGTCGCAACCTGGGCCAGTTGCGCCCCCGCACCCGGCACGTCGTCTACGGCGACCTCTCCCCCGCCGACATCGCCGCCGAGATGCCCCCGATGATCCGGGTCGACCAGGCACACGTCGCGATGCTCGCCGCCCGGGGTCTGGTCCCGCCCGGCGCCGCGGGCGCGCTGCTGCGCTGCATGGCCGACCTGACCGCCGCCGGCTACGCCCCACTCCTGACCCGCCCGGCGCCCCGCGGCCTGTTCCTGATGTACGAGGGCTACCTGATCGAGCACCTCGGCCCGGACGTCGGCGGGGTACTGCACACCGGACGGTCCCGCAACGACCTGAAGGCCACGATCACGAGCCTGGCGCTGCGGGACTGGGTGCTCGACGTCGGCGAGCAGGCCGTCCGCCTCGAAGGGGTCCTGCTGAACCGGGCCAGGGCGCACCGGGCGGTCGTGATGCCGGTGTACACCCACTTCCAGGCCGCGATGCCCGTGACCTACGGGCACTACCTGCTCGGGGTCGCCCTCGCCGTCGGCCGCGAACTCGACGCGCTGTTCGCCGCCGCCGAGGGGTTGCGGACCTGCCCGCTGGGCGCCGGGGCCGTCGCCGGCACCGACCTGCCGATCGACCCCGCGCACACCGCCCGGCTGCTCGGCTTCTCCGCCGCCGCCCCGCACGCCCTGGACGCGGTGGCCAGCCGGGACGTGCCGCTGCGCCTCCTCGGAGCCGCCGCCGGGCTGGCCGTGGTGCTCAGCAGGCTCGCGACGGACCTGCAGCTGTGGAGTACCCAGGAATTCGGGTTCGTGGGTTTTCCCGACCGGCTCGTCGGGGGCAGCTCGGCCATGCCGCAGAAACGCAACGCGTTCCTCCTCGAACACGTGAAGGCTAAGCCCGGCCAGGCGATCGGCGCGTGGGCCGCGGCGGCGGCGACCATGGCCACGACGCCGTTCACCAACTCCATCGAGGTCGGCACCGAAGCCGTGGCCAGCGTATGGCACGGGCTACGGGCCGTCGAACAGTCGGTGCTGCTCAGCCAGGTCCTCGTCAGCGGGGCCCGGCCCGACGAGGCCCGGACCCGTTCCCGGGCGGAGGCCGGCTTCACGACGGCCACGTCGGTGGCCAACCGGCTCGTGCGGGCCGGGGTGCCGTTCCGGACCGCGCACCACCGGGTCGGCGACGCCGTCCGCCGGGCCGTCGACGCCGGCTCCACCGACCTGGCGGCGTACGGCCCACCCGGCTGGCTCGACGGCACCGGCCTGACCGGGCTGGACCTCGCCGACCTGGTCGCCGAGCACGCGCACGGCGGCGGCCCCGGCGACTTCACCGGACCGCACGCGACCGCGACCCTGGCCTGGAAGGCACACCGGCAGTGGCTGTGCGACCGGCGGGGCACCGCCCGCGCCGCCGAGGCGGAACTGGCCGCCGAGGTCCACCGACTGACCATGGAGGCCCCGTGA
- a CDS encoding DUF6365 family protein, protein MRLLFLAPSQLSKGDAAVAADLARQIPRKRLQVGFVAAAEAMPQLHDLGMPTLPLNGSTPAENQAILDRVVRGFRPDCLIAADAFAVDQSSDWSGLTLDGLRERYDCPVGSIDRVGWQATDYTADLYGGDRVQMPRLLDGVDLVIRPCPPHAPTGEHAEAGRPTVVYAGLHRGGLKEGGLRPVDIEVPATGAERKPVVFIANSEWEYRNPRESARVAQLIEALPGILHSHLAALGRPLHVVHVGPEAWQMPIAEHIEYRHFTRLPYPMFHARLSAADLFVTTNVLSATLGRAVLAGVPALVLQNRTTVEEQAAPEWLATAAPRLQSAHPFRVAPLGWYDLLDPLLTTSPYQGCFATGEIFDRDDVLQRMSALLDDSAGQRQRQADFHESLADLPPPLEALRAAVAR, encoded by the coding sequence ATGAGACTGCTGTTCCTCGCCCCCAGTCAGCTGTCGAAGGGGGACGCCGCCGTCGCCGCCGACCTCGCGCGGCAGATCCCCCGCAAGCGGCTCCAGGTCGGGTTCGTGGCCGCCGCCGAGGCGATGCCACAGCTGCACGACCTGGGGATGCCGACCCTGCCGTTGAACGGCTCCACCCCGGCGGAGAACCAGGCCATCCTCGACCGGGTGGTCCGCGGCTTCCGCCCGGACTGCCTGATCGCGGCCGACGCGTTCGCCGTCGACCAGTCCAGCGACTGGTCCGGGCTGACACTCGACGGGCTGCGGGAGCGCTACGACTGCCCGGTCGGGAGCATCGACCGGGTCGGCTGGCAGGCGACCGACTACACGGCCGACCTGTACGGCGGGGACCGGGTGCAGATGCCCCGCCTGCTCGACGGCGTCGACCTCGTGATCCGGCCCTGCCCGCCGCACGCGCCCACTGGGGAACACGCCGAGGCGGGGCGGCCGACGGTCGTGTACGCGGGACTGCACCGGGGCGGACTCAAGGAAGGGGGGCTGCGGCCAGTGGACATCGAGGTGCCGGCTACCGGGGCCGAACGCAAGCCGGTCGTCTTCATCGCCAACTCCGAATGGGAGTACCGCAACCCGCGGGAGTCGGCGCGGGTGGCGCAGCTGATCGAAGCCCTGCCGGGCATCCTGCACAGTCACCTGGCCGCACTGGGCCGCCCGCTGCACGTCGTGCACGTGGGCCCCGAGGCGTGGCAGATGCCGATCGCCGAACACATCGAGTACCGGCACTTCACCCGGCTGCCCTACCCGATGTTCCACGCCCGGCTGTCGGCCGCGGACCTGTTCGTCACCACCAACGTGCTGTCGGCGACGCTGGGCCGCGCGGTGCTGGCCGGGGTGCCGGCACTGGTGTTGCAGAACCGGACGACGGTCGAGGAACAGGCCGCCCCCGAGTGGCTGGCCACGGCCGCGCCGCGGTTGCAGTCGGCGCACCCGTTCCGGGTGGCGCCGCTGGGCTGGTACGACCTGCTGGATCCGCTGCTGACGACCAGCCCCTACCAGGGCTGCTTCGCCACGGGCGAGATCTTCGACCGCGACGACGTCCTGCAGCGGATGTCGGCCCTGCTCGACGACAGCGCCGGGCAACGCCAGCGGCAGGCCGACTTCCACGAGAGCCTGGCCGACCTGCCGCCGCCACTGGAGGCGTTGCGGGCGGCGGTGGCGCGATGA
- a CDS encoding FAD/NAD(P)-binding protein gives MTAAVTVAVIGLGSRGLGVLERIVTLADPEAGPVRVEVIDPLCTGAGVHDVTQPDYLLLNTTCAQVSLFPDACTVGDTAPAPGPNLWEWVTARGLRLADDGYTVGAHGRAIRPTDFLPRRLLGEYLSWFLTEILRRVPGHVTVTPHRATAVDLRSETDGTLAVVLSDGSAVRVRHAFVTTGYTGDEVAESDRAVTEPYPLPGRLAGIGAGDSVAVGGFGLSAFDVVSGLTVGRGGRYTGDGDSLTYVPSGEEPFLFMYSRSGVPCRARPRVVEFGPVRAPRVFTAAAVDAVRARRGVLDFDRDVLPLILTEMRVAYRRREADLAGREPPAALLGVPDTGRGGPGAGLRAPDADVGSPGAVVRTIDALLAVLDDLDARHGPFDPRALLDGTEGMLLDDAVAYQKWLTETVRRDLAEGVLGFAGSPVKAALDVLRLGRDTFRHAVDFGGLTAESLDTFTRHTVPAVNRAVVGPQYERHTELLALIAAGIAAVPFGPAPSVTRSTDGWTIASTRLAVPHARTVDWLVSAHVRPPGVESTTSPLLRSLREKGWIRRHRPASREVRGIDLDRDMHPVDATGRVDRRLWFLGPLCEGVTFYNNLVPSPGMWSRPVADAHRCVSQMYARSAMRASRDRKNSE, from the coding sequence GTGACCGCCGCGGTGACGGTCGCCGTCATCGGCCTCGGCTCGCGCGGCCTCGGAGTCCTCGAACGGATCGTCACCCTCGCCGATCCGGAGGCGGGCCCGGTGCGGGTCGAGGTGATCGATCCCCTGTGTACCGGCGCCGGCGTGCACGACGTCACCCAACCCGACTACCTGCTCCTCAACACCACCTGCGCCCAGGTGTCGCTGTTCCCGGACGCGTGCACGGTCGGCGACACCGCGCCGGCCCCCGGCCCGAACCTGTGGGAGTGGGTGACGGCGCGCGGTCTGCGGCTCGCCGACGACGGGTACACGGTCGGGGCGCACGGGCGGGCAATCCGGCCGACGGACTTCCTGCCCCGGCGGCTGCTGGGCGAGTACCTGTCGTGGTTCCTGACCGAGATCCTGCGTCGGGTCCCCGGGCACGTGACGGTCACCCCGCATCGGGCGACCGCCGTCGACCTGCGCTCCGAGACCGACGGCACCCTGGCCGTGGTGCTGTCGGACGGTTCGGCCGTGCGGGTGCGGCACGCGTTCGTCACCACCGGGTACACCGGCGACGAGGTCGCGGAGTCCGACCGGGCGGTGACCGAGCCGTATCCGCTGCCGGGCCGGCTCGCGGGGATCGGGGCCGGGGACAGTGTCGCGGTCGGCGGGTTCGGGCTGTCGGCGTTCGACGTGGTGTCTGGACTGACCGTGGGGCGCGGTGGGCGCTACACCGGCGACGGCGACTCCCTGACCTACGTCCCGAGCGGCGAGGAGCCCTTCCTCTTCATGTACTCGCGGTCCGGTGTCCCTTGCCGGGCCCGGCCCCGGGTCGTGGAGTTCGGCCCGGTGCGTGCGCCCCGCGTGTTCACTGCGGCGGCGGTCGACGCGGTCCGGGCCCGGCGCGGCGTTCTCGACTTCGACCGGGACGTGCTGCCGCTGATCCTCACGGAGATGCGGGTCGCCTACCGGCGGCGTGAGGCGGACCTGGCCGGCAGGGAACCACCGGCCGCCCTCCTCGGCGTGCCCGACACCGGACGCGGCGGCCCCGGCGCGGGCCTCCGTGCGCCCGACGCGGATGTCGGCTCGCCCGGCGCGGTGGTCCGCACCATCGACGCTCTGCTTGCGGTGCTCGACGACCTCGACGCCCGGCACGGCCCGTTCGACCCGCGCGCCCTGCTCGACGGCACCGAGGGCATGCTCCTCGACGACGCCGTCGCCTACCAGAAGTGGCTCACGGAGACCGTCCGCCGCGATCTCGCCGAAGGGGTGCTGGGCTTCGCCGGCAGCCCGGTGAAGGCTGCGCTCGACGTCCTGCGCCTCGGCCGGGACACCTTCCGGCACGCCGTGGACTTCGGTGGCCTCACCGCCGAATCCCTCGACACGTTCACCCGGCACACGGTGCCCGCCGTCAACCGGGCGGTCGTCGGCCCGCAGTACGAACGGCACACGGAACTCCTCGCCCTGATCGCGGCCGGGATCGCCGCCGTCCCATTCGGGCCCGCCCCTTCGGTGACCAGGTCGACCGATGGCTGGACGATCGCGTCGACCCGCCTCGCGGTGCCGCACGCGCGAACGGTGGACTGGCTGGTCTCCGCGCACGTCCGGCCGCCCGGGGTCGAGTCCACCACCAGTCCCCTGCTGCGGTCACTGCGGGAGAAGGGCTGGATCCGCCGGCACCGGCCGGCCAGCCGCGAGGTGCGCGGCATCGACCTCGACCGCGACATGCACCCGGTCGACGCGACGGGCCGGGTCGACCGGCGGCTGTGGTTCCTCGGGCCGCTGTGCGAGGGGGTGACGTTCTACAACAACCTCGTGCCGTCACCGGGCATGTGGTCGCGCCCGGTGGCCGACGCCCACCGCTGCGTCTCGCAGATGTACGCCCGCTCCGCCATGCGGGCCAGTCGGGACCGGAAAAACTCAGAGTGA
- a CDS encoding ATP-grasp domain-containing protein, with product MTDWFVLVESNTTGTGRLFAHAARDLGTRPVLLARDPARYPYVAADGLDHRVVDTADPAAVRAACLALGGRIIGVTSSSEYFVATAAEVARDLDLPHPDPDAVRDCRDKPTQRRTLRDKGVPGPLFGDARTSDEAVSVAGAIGCPVVVKPAAGSGSIGVRLCADPDEVHAAAEAVLGALPGLPPQGAVLVEEYLDGPEYSVETLDEHVVGVTRKHLGPHPYFVETGHDFPAPVGQPLTTSLADAAIAALRALGLGWGPAHVELRHTRRGPCVVEVNPRLAGGMIPRVVQESCGVDMIAQVVARVAGRRPDPAPSRARPASIRFLVAARAGTLTGIGGVDAARAVPGVVEVGVLREPGDLVLRHSFQDRLGYVIATGPAAALAADAGLRALDPRITP from the coding sequence GTGACCGACTGGTTCGTGCTGGTGGAGAGCAACACGACGGGCACGGGCCGGCTGTTCGCCCACGCGGCCCGCGACCTGGGGACGCGCCCGGTCCTGCTCGCCCGCGACCCCGCCCGGTACCCCTACGTCGCCGCCGACGGGCTCGATCACCGGGTGGTGGACACCGCCGACCCGGCGGCCGTGCGCGCCGCCTGCCTGGCCCTCGGCGGCCGGATCATCGGCGTGACCAGCAGTTCGGAGTACTTCGTCGCGACCGCCGCCGAGGTGGCCCGCGACCTCGACCTGCCGCACCCGGACCCCGACGCCGTCCGGGACTGCCGCGACAAGCCCACCCAGCGCCGGACGCTGCGCGACAAGGGCGTCCCCGGCCCGCTGTTCGGCGACGCGCGCACCTCGGACGAGGCGGTGTCCGTGGCGGGTGCGATCGGCTGTCCCGTGGTGGTCAAGCCGGCCGCCGGCTCCGGCTCGATCGGGGTACGGCTGTGCGCCGACCCCGACGAGGTGCACGCCGCCGCCGAGGCCGTCCTCGGCGCCCTGCCCGGGCTGCCGCCCCAGGGGGCCGTGCTCGTGGAGGAGTATCTCGACGGGCCCGAGTACTCCGTGGAGACCCTCGACGAGCACGTCGTCGGCGTGACCCGCAAACACCTCGGCCCCCACCCGTACTTCGTCGAGACCGGCCACGACTTCCCAGCCCCCGTCGGCCAGCCGCTCACCACGTCCCTCGCCGACGCAGCGATCGCCGCGCTGCGCGCCCTGGGCCTGGGCTGGGGACCGGCGCACGTGGAGCTGCGGCACACCCGGCGTGGCCCGTGCGTCGTCGAGGTCAACCCCCGACTGGCCGGCGGCATGATCCCGCGCGTGGTCCAGGAGTCCTGCGGGGTCGACATGATCGCGCAGGTGGTCGCCCGGGTCGCCGGTCGCCGCCCCGACCCGGCCCCCTCCCGCGCCCGGCCCGCCTCGATCCGGTTCCTGGTCGCCGCGCGCGCGGGCACGCTCACCGGGATCGGGGGCGTCGACGCCGCCCGAGCCGTGCCCGGCGTGGTCGAGGTGGGGGTGCTCCGCGAACCCGGCGACCTGGTGCTGCGGCACTCCTTCCAGGACCGGCTCGGCTACGTGATCGCCACCGGGCCCGCCGCGGCGCTGGCGGCGGACGCGGGGCTGCGCGCCCTCGATCCCCGGATCACGCCGTGA